The Streptomyces rubrogriseus genomic sequence TTGTCGGCGGTCAGGAAGTCCCCGGACAGCGCCGACATGACGACGACGAGGACGATCAGCGCGGTCAGCGCGCCGTTGTCGAGCAGCAGGCGGCGCAGGCCGCTGGTGGCGCCCTGCGCGCCCGGCTTGCTCTTGAGCGTGTCAGTGGCCACGGGAGGCCTCCGTTCCATCCGTTCCGTCGCTGTGCGGGGAGTTGCCGGTGTGCGTACTGACGGCGAGCGCCATCACGGCGTCCTGGGTGGCCTGTTCGGCGGTGAGTTCACCCGCGACGCGCCCCTGCGCCATGACGACCACGCGGTCGCTCATGCCGAGCACCTCCGGCAGATCGCTGGAGATCATGAGCACGGCGGCACCGGCGGCCGTCAGTTCGTTGATGAGCTGGTAGATCTCGACCTTGGCGCCGACGTCGATGCCGCGCGTCGGCTCGTCGAGGATCAGCACCTTGGTGTTCGCCAGCAGCCACTTGCCGATGACGACCTTCTGCTGGTTGCCGCCGGACAGCGTGCGCACGTGCTGCCCGAGCCCGGCCATCCGCACGCCGAGCTGTCCGGCGATCCGCTCGGCCGCCGTGTGCTGCCCCTTGAGGTCGACGAGCCCGGCGCGGGCGGTGGACCGGAGCGTGACGAGCCCGAGGTTCTCCTCCACCGAGGCGTCGAGGACGAGCCCCTGCCCCTTGCGGTCCTCGGGGACGAGTCCGATCCCGGCGGCCATGGCGGCGTTCACGTCGTGCCGCCGCAGCGGCGCACCCGCCACCCGCACGGTCCCGGCGTCGTACGGATCGGCTCCGAACACCGCCCGGACGACCTCCGTACGCCCGGCCCCGACCAGCCCCGCGATGCCGACGACCTCACCGGCCCGCACCTCGAAGCCGACGTCGTGGAAGACCCCGTCCCGCGTCAGCCCCTCCACCTTGAGCAGCGCCTCACCGGCGGCGGTCCGCTCGCGCGGGTACTGCTGCTCGATCGACCGCCCCACCATGAGCCGGACCAGCTCGTCCTCGGGTGTGGAGGCGGGCACCTGCCCGACGCTCCTGCCGTCCCGGATGACGGTGACCCGGTCGCCGAGCGCGGCGATCTCCTCCAGGTGGTGGGTGATGAAGACGATGCCGACGCCGTCCTCGCGCAGCCGCCGCACGATGGCGAACAGCTTGTCGACCTCCTCGGAGGTCAGTACGGCGGTCGGCTCGTCCATGATGAGCACGCGCGCGTCGAGGCTGAGCGCCTTGGCGATCTCGACCATCTGGAGCCGCGCGATGCCCAGTTCACGCACCCGCGCACGGGGAGACACGTTGACCCCCACCCGCTTCAGTAGCACCTCGGCGTCGGCGTCCATCCGCTTCCGGTCGATCATGCCGAGCCGGCGGGGCTGGCGCCCCAGGAAGATGTTCTCGGCCACCGTCAGGTCGGGGACCAGGTTGAACTCCTGGTAGATGGTGGCGATCCCGAGGCGCTCGGAGTCCTGCGCACCGTGGATGCGCACCTCCTCGCCACCGGCCAGGATCCGCCCGGCGTCGGGCGTGTAGGCGCCGGAGAGCATCTTGATGAGCGTGCTCTTGCCCGCGCCGTTCTCACCGAGGAGCACGTGCACCTCGCCCCGGCGCAGGTCGAAGTCGACGCTGTCGAGCGCGACCACGCCGGGGAAGGTCTTGCGGATGCCCTCGATGCGCAGCAACTCGTCCGGACTGCGGCTGCTCACGGCGTACTCCTTCGTACGGGGGACGGGGACGGGGGGTGTTGTTCGGAGGGCGGCTCGCCGCACGAGCGGCGCACGACGAGCCGGGCCGGAAGGGTCACCGACTCGCCGGCCCGCCCCGCGATCCGCTCGACGAGCGCGCGTACGGCCGCCCGCCCCAGCTCGCGGGTGGGCTGGGCGATCGCGGTGACCGGGGGATCGGTGTGCACGAACCAGGGGATGTCGTCGAAGGCGGCGAGCCCGACGTCCTCGGGGACCCGCAGCCCGCGTGCCCGTACGGCGTCCAGCGCGCCGAGGGCCATCAGGTTGTCGGCGGCGAAGACGACCTCGGGCGGCTCGGGCAGGTCGAGGAAGCCCTCGGTGACCCGGCGCCCGCTGCCGGCCCGGAAGTCGCCCTGGCCGATGTAGGCGTCGGGCAGGGGAAGCCCGTACGCGCCGAGCGCCTCGCGGAAGGCGTCGACGCGCTCGCGTCCGGTCGTGGTGGCGGCGGGCCCCGCGATGATCGCGAGCCGCCGGTGCCCGAGCCCGTGCAGATGCGCGACGAGGTCCCGTACGGCCGCCCGCCCGTCCGACCTGACGACGGGCACGTCCACGCCGGGGATCCACCGGTCGACGAAGACCATCGGCGTCCCGGCCCGCGCGGCGTCCAGCATGCGCGGGGAGCCCCCGTCGGTGGGGGAGACGAGGAGCCCGTCGATCCGCCGGTCCAGGAGCGTGGTGACGTGGTGGTCCTGGAGGTCGGGCCGCTCGTCGGCGTTGCCGATGATGACGCTGTAGCCGAGCGCGCGGGCCTCCTCCTCGACGGAACGGGCCAGCTCGGTGAAGTACGGGTTCATCACGTCGCTGATGACCAGGCCGAGGGTCCGGGTCTGGTCGGTGCGCAGCGACCTGGCGAGGGCGTTGGGGCGGTAGCCCAGAGTCTCGACGGCGGCCAGCACACGGGCGCGTGCGGCGGCGCTGACCGACGGGTGGCCGTTGAGCGCCCGGGAGACCGTCGCGACGGACACGCCGGCCTCGGCGGCGACGTCCTTGATGCTCGCCATCGTCGTTCCACCTCCTCGTGGAATCGATTACACGGAGGATTGGAAACGATTACACGAGTGGAATCAAGGGGTCCGGTGGGGCCG encodes the following:
- a CDS encoding LacI family DNA-binding transcriptional regulator, which codes for MASIKDVAAEAGVSVATVSRALNGHPSVSAAARARVLAAVETLGYRPNALARSLRTDQTRTLGLVISDVMNPYFTELARSVEEEARALGYSVIIGNADERPDLQDHHVTTLLDRRIDGLLVSPTDGGSPRMLDAARAGTPMVFVDRWIPGVDVPVVRSDGRAAVRDLVAHLHGLGHRRLAIIAGPAATTTGRERVDAFREALGAYGLPLPDAYIGQGDFRAGSGRRVTEGFLDLPEPPEVVFAADNLMALGALDAVRARGLRVPEDVGLAAFDDIPWFVHTDPPVTAIAQPTRELGRAAVRALVERIAGRAGESVTLPARLVVRRSCGEPPSEQHPPSPSPVRRSTP
- a CDS encoding sugar ABC transporter ATP-binding protein, yielding MSSRSPDELLRIEGIRKTFPGVVALDSVDFDLRRGEVHVLLGENGAGKSTLIKMLSGAYTPDAGRILAGGEEVRIHGAQDSERLGIATIYQEFNLVPDLTVAENIFLGRQPRRLGMIDRKRMDADAEVLLKRVGVNVSPRARVRELGIARLQMVEIAKALSLDARVLIMDEPTAVLTSEEVDKLFAIVRRLREDGVGIVFITHHLEEIAALGDRVTVIRDGRSVGQVPASTPEDELVRLMVGRSIEQQYPRERTAAGEALLKVEGLTRDGVFHDVGFEVRAGEVVGIAGLVGAGRTEVVRAVFGADPYDAGTVRVAGAPLRRHDVNAAMAAGIGLVPEDRKGQGLVLDASVEENLGLVTLRSTARAGLVDLKGQHTAAERIAGQLGVRMAGLGQHVRTLSGGNQQKVVIGKWLLANTKVLILDEPTRGIDVGAKVEIYQLINELTAAGAAVLMISSDLPEVLGMSDRVVVMAQGRVAGELTAEQATQDAVMALAVSTHTGNSPHSDGTDGTEASRGH